From a single Eriocheir sinensis breed Jianghai 21 chromosome 18, ASM2467909v1, whole genome shotgun sequence genomic region:
- the LOC127000321 gene encoding cannabinoid receptor 2-like: MDVTVIDSNTTETPGNSVEVEGNITCTDNCFLFGLLIERPLDILVVIRLLLSLLLFACSCLTILVTRRSTKLKERQSATFVTNLAVTGGLIGFLVFVFSTAHQIHRMSRRSIALTLVLVPRILHAVTTLTLTCLTLDRYLALCWPLRYPALLTDARCLQLVLGSWLLPALVVGTACIFGKGLTPCPDVRPYLITYLLLFTSAIAAVMWMYTLIAREFRRPIGGAVGGEEMALARRRTARELMVVVMVNLLLATPDVGTKLYLLTCPTTLPVLYHVAPVLLLAHLICFYPLYAWKNRDFRSAAKDVCVSFKGSCGRVLSRVSCKMSLVRDSITRVSLSSVSSGRMSSTATTATTTTAISASATADGVGDIPVERELPATANPTFSASTSSSSSSSSISSASPLGEDNVTFQS, translated from the exons aTGGATGTCACTGTGATAGATTCCAACACCACTGAGACGCCGGGGAACAGTGTGGAGGTCGAGGGTAACATCACATGCACTGACAACTGTTTTCTCTTCGGGTTACTGATAGAAAGGCCTTTGGATATACTCGTTGTCATACGCTTgctgctctccctccttctcttcgcctGTTCCTGCCTCACCATCCTCGTAACCCGGCGTAGCACAAAGCTGAAGGAGCGCCAATCAGCCACGTTCGTCACCAACCTGGCTGTCACTGGCGGCCTCATCGGGTTCCTGGTTTTCGTGTTCTCAACGGCGCACCAAATCCACCGAATGTCTCGACGCAGCATCGCCTTAACACTAGTCCTCGTCCCTCGCATCCTCCACGCCGTCacgaccctcaccctcacctgttTAACCCTCGACCGATACCTGGCGCTGTGCTGGCCGCTGCGTTACCCCGCCTTGCTGACTGACGCCCGGTGCCTACAACTCGTACTCGGGTCCTGGCTGCTCCCTGCGCTGGTGGTCGGCACGGCTTGTATATTTGGGAAAGGCCTCACTCCCTGCCCTGACGTGAGACCTTACCTGATTACCTACCTGCTTCTCTTCACGTCCGCCATCGCCGCTGTCATGTGGATGTATACTCTCATTGCAAGGGAGTTTCGGAGACCCATAGGAGGCGCTGTCGGTGGGGAGGAGATGGCTTTGGCGAGGAGACGGACGGCGAGGGagctgatggttgtggtgatggtgaaccTTCTCCTGGCTACCCCTGAT GTGGGCACGAAACTCTACCTGCTGACCTGCCCCACGACTCTGCCTGTCCTGTACCACGTGGCGCCTGTCCTCCTGCTGGCTCACCTGATCTGCTTCTACCCGCTCTACGCCTGGAAGAACCGCGACTTCAGGAGCGCCGCGAAGGACGTCTGCGTCTCCTTCAAGGGCTCCTGTGGCAGAGTCCTATCAAGGGTGTCCTGCAAGATGTCCTTAGTGCGGGATTCCATAACTCGTGTGTCCCTGAGTAGTGTTTCCAGTGGTAGGATGtcctctactgctactactgctactactactacggctattTCTGCTTCTGCTACTGCTGATGGTGTTGGCGATATTCCAGTAGAGAGGGAATTGCCTGCTACTGCTAATCCTActttttctgcttctacttcttcctcctcttcctcttcttccatctcctctgcctcccctttAGGAGAAGACAATGTTACCTTTCAGtcttga